From one Montipora capricornis isolate CH-2021 chromosome 10, ASM3666992v2, whole genome shotgun sequence genomic stretch:
- the LOC138020968 gene encoding uncharacterized protein translates to MDSTYYADKIFEMLHDSQTYEELTANKDKNVMKLIKELAGNHSHSLTEKEVNYVCHFDFKTSGFYGLPKIHKSKIICQEAKIQKKPYIRVLRPADLKFRPIVAGPRCPTSRLSNFVDILIKPFTLHVQSYLRDTIDFLNYLPKTVPESTILVSFDVTSLYTNINHELGIKAMKYWINKHPGSLNSRFSKEFIIDSILLILTNNTFTFDDRIFLQKKGTAMGTKMAPSYATLVLGYLENELYSQVSNKMGEEIGHYVYTNWRRFLDDCYINWPYGEDKLKELHDILNSLDDSIKLTAETSCEELPFLDVMIRKDNTHLTTDIYYKPTDSFQYLPYTSSHPRHNKNNIPYNLARRICMIVENQDIRKRRLHDLKQILQSKQYPAEIIDYGVNKALTQTTEELRRVREKATEDNLLCLVTTYNPNNPQVFQLVRKTLPMLNHNSSLKSIMSKTKVIHSQRQPRNLKRMLTNSYFCSQKDTDPEVKICGTKRCGTCPYLKQGREFTFSATNETFRIKH, encoded by the coding sequence ATGGACTCCACATACTACGCCGATAAAATATTCGAAATGCTGCATGACTCACAAACATATGAGGAACTTACCGCTAACAAGGACAAAAATGTTATGAAACTTATAAAGGAGTTAGCAGGCAATCACAGCCACAGCCTTACGGAGAAAGAGGTGAACTACGTCTGCCACTTCGATTTTAAAACCAGTGGTTTCTACGGCCTTCCAAAGATACATAAAAGCAAGATAATTTGTCAGGAAGCTAAAATCCAAAAGAAACCATACATCAGGGTTCTTAGGCCAGCAGATCTCAAATTCAGGCCCATAGTAGCTGGTCCTAGATGTCCAACGAGTAGACTCAGTAACTTTGTAGACATCCTTATCAAGCCGTTTACTCTGCATGTCCAAAGTTATCTGAGAGACACTATCGATTTCCTCAATTATTTACCAAAGACAGTACCGGAAAGTACAATATTAGTCTCCTTTGACGTGACCAGCTTGTACACAAACATCAACCACGAACTCGGCATAAAAGCCATGAAATACTGGATCAATAAACACCCAGGGAGCCTTAACTCACGTTTCAGCAAAGAATTTATCATCGATTCAATCCTTTTGATATTGACGAATAATACTTTTACCTTTGATGATAGAATATTCCTTCAAAAGAAAGGTACGGCGATGGGGACGAAAATGGCTCCCAGCTATGCAACCCTTGTTCTCGGATATTTGGAGAACGAGTTATACAGCCAGGTCTCTAATAAAATGGGAGAAGAAATAGGCCATTATGTTTACACAAACTGGAGAAGGTTCTTGGATGACTGTTACATAAATTGGCCTTACGGTGAGGATAAATTAAAGGAGCTCCACGATATTCTAAACAGCCTAGATGACAGCATTAAACTTACCGCTGAAACTAGCTGCGAAGAACTCCCGTTCCTTGATGTGATGATAAGAAAAGACAATACTCACCTAACAACCGACATTTATTATAAACCGACGGATTCATTCCAATACCTCCCATATACATCCAGCCATCCGAgacacaataaaaataacatacCATACAACCTGGCTCGGAGGATATGTATGATTGTTGAGAACCAGGACATAAGGAAACGGCGTCTTCACGATCTCAAACAAATTCTGCAGAGCAAACAATATCCAGCTGAGATCATTGATTACGGTGTAAACAAGGCCCTCACTCAAACAACGGAGGAGTTAAGAAGGGTGAGAGAGAAAGCTACCGAAGATAACCTCCTTTGCCTGGTAACAacttacaatcccaacaatccGCAAGTATTCCAGCTGGTCAGGAAAACACTCCCCATGTTGAACCATAACTCCTCATTAAAATCAATTATGAGCAAGACTAAAGTTATTCACAGTCAGCGACAACCCAGAAACCTTAAACGGATGCTAACTAACTCCTATTTCTGCAGCCAAAAGGACACTGATCCGGAAGTTAAAATTTGTGGAACAAAACGGTGCGGAACATGCCCCTATTTAAAACAGGGTAGAGAATTCACCTTCTCCGCCACGAATGAAACATTTCGGATAAAGCACTAG
- the LOC138021466 gene encoding cytochrome P450 1A1-like: MAFSSLVEEVSTFGQILHVCFLICLFLSGKALWEHSFSKLPPGPFGLPVIGSCFRLGQNPHLDFTKMAKKYGDVFSLMLGNRLVVVVNGVNAIQETIIKQSTAFAGRPRLHTFQIANPLGSSLSLSDYSPQYRLTRKIGVSAIVNFVKNKDALEEKLLNESQRLVHCFRQHKGKPVDALITLKCATANLILNALFGVERSYDDEGLVHMLKIADNFRKSVHGSNMVDFLPLLKYLPNKALSDLCTTMETILGAVAKMFEKNRETYVGGKVRNIADSVINAIERETEKEKEDRSPGEDTLCMAPVLSDEQIVPVLGDLFGAGFDTSSITLYWAIAYLIKYPGIQRQLHEELDRVIGRERLPTLQDIESLPLLQASVLELLRTTSVAPLSVPRSTTSETNIGDFTIPKDTVVFINLWSVHRDPDTWKDPDVFDPSRFLDGQGQLIDPKFFVAFLPFSGGRRKCPGEPLVMKTVCVFLAVLLHSFQFTQDGLPTEYQGINLEGQYGLTLMPETFYAKIEERF, from the coding sequence GTTCATGTTTTCGCCTGGGCCAGAACCCCCATCTTGATTTCACCAAAATGGCAAAGAAGTACGGTGACGTCTTTAGTCTGATGCTCGGAAATCGTTTGGTTGTGGTGGTGAATGGTGTAAATGCTATCCAAGAGACCATCATCAAGCAGTCCACTGCTTTTGCTGGGCGCCCACGGCTCCACACCTTCCAGATTGCCAATCCTCTTGGAAGCAGCCTTTCTCTTTCTGATTATTCTCCTCAATATAGACTAACTCGCAAGATCGGGGTCAGTGCTATCGTTAACTTCGTCAAGAACAAAGACGCATTAGAAGAAAAACTGTTGAATGAATCGCAACGCTTGGTTCACTGCTTCAGGCAACATAAGGGAAAACCCGTTGATGCTCTGATAACTCTGAAATGTGCCACAGCTAACCTCATCCTTAATGCACTCTTTGGAGTAGAGCGTTCATACGACGATGAAGGACTTGTACATATGCTCAAAATCGCAGATAATTTTCGAAAGTCGGTGCATGGTAGTAACATGGTTGATTTCCTGCCACTGCTAAAGTACCTTCCGAATAAAGCGCTTTCAGATCTTTGCACGACGATGGAGACTATTTTGGGTGCCGTCGCGAAGATGTTTGAGAAGAATAGAGAAACCTACGTTGGAGGAAAAGTCCGCAACATTGCTGACAGTGTAATTAACGCGATTGAGAGAGAAACggagaaagaaaaggaagatcGCTCACCAGGGGAGGACACCTTATGCATGGCCCCAGTGCTCAGTGACGAACAAATTGTCCCAGTCTTAGGAGATCTGTTTGGTGCTGGATTTGACACCTCCTCAATAACATTGTATTGGGCAATAGCATACCTCATAAAATATCCCGGGATCCAGCGACAGTTGCATGAAGAATTAGACCGAGTGATTGGTCGGGAAAGGTTGCCAACCCTGCAAGACATAGAGTCACTTCCCCTTCTGCAAGCTTCAGTCCTTGAATTATTAAGGACAACCAGTGTCGCCCCTCTGTCTGTACCTCGATCCACCACCTCTGAAACGAACATAGGTGATTTCACAATTCCAAAAGACACTGTGGTCTTCATCAATCTGTGGTCAGTGCATCGTGATCCCGACACCTGGAAAGACCCGGATGTATTTGACCCATCTCGTTTTCTGGATGGTCAAGGTCAGCTGATTGATCCAAAGTTCTTCGTTGCCTTCCTTCCATTCTCCGGAGGTCGCCGCAAGTGTCCTGGAGAGCCCCTGGtgatgaaaacagtttgtgtcTTCCTCGCGGTGCTTCTTCACAGCTTCCAATTTACGCAGGATGGGTTACCAACTGAATATCAAGGAATTAACCTTGAAGGGCAGTATGGCCTCACGCTGATGCCAGagacattttacgctaaaattGAAGAACGCTTTTAA